A single Mercenaria mercenaria strain notata chromosome 9, MADL_Memer_1, whole genome shotgun sequence DNA region contains:
- the LOC123547930 gene encoding uncharacterized protein LOC123547930, with protein sequence MTTNWSAIHRDHCMLWTPTYNTLPIAEKNTFARGNFTTAQNNGTLLNKFFWVNLIVQENNPSQLPVVGNILRCGYIAYNIPNIYYTDCFKKKAFICKTDKSQSLSTLSAGLYVGISVTLVVIVTACVVAVIFILRKRRSLGAEKLPHGGKSFTRRNKNNSDDNGQANAGFKDENRITTYNQIDLDHMKSNPPNESSEENFDIIDNMFHPTYSIVYKKGRNENKPDVIPRNTKKKNTDVVNPGYLAMDGRRSDQCIDGVNKEYDFLESTRSTSSTRYKQIDTDTAGNHVYSSTTCSINEATYDVTSHRSSSKRNPVDEDYDHVMVVTSSETMSRNMCDSIGEKTPSVNMQMSIPRSNPGYDRVVIK encoded by the exons ATGACTACAAATTGGTCAGCCATACACAGAGATCACTGTATGTTGTGGACACCAACATACAACACTCTTCCAATCGCAGAGAAAAACACATTTGCTAGAGGAAATTTTACCACGGCACAGAACAATGGCACCTTGTTAAACAAGTTCTTCTGGGTTAATTTAATTGTACaggaaaacaatccctcacagtTACCAG TTGTTGGAAATATTTTGCGATGTGGCTATATCGCTTACAATATCCCGAATATCTACTACACTGATTGCTTCAAGAAGAAAGCTTTCATTTGCAAAACAG ATAAAAGCCAAAGTTTATCAACCTTATCTGCTGGACTTTATGTTGGAATATCTGTGACACTGGTCGTCATAGTGACTGCGTGTGTTGTTGCTGTCATATTCATACTGAGAAAACGTCGAtcact GGGCGCTGAAAAGCTTCCACATGGAGGAAAAAGTTTTACcagaagaaataaaaacaattctgATGATAATGGACAGGCCAATGCTGGATTTAAGGATGAAAATCGAATCACAACTTACAACCAAATCGACTTGGACCACATGAAATCAAATCCACCAAATGAAAGTTCTGAAGAAAACTTTGATATTATTGATAATATGTTCCATCCAACATACTCAATTGTTTACAAAAAGGGCAGAAATGAAAACAAACCTGATGTAATTCCCAGAAATACAAAGAAGAAGAATACAGATGTAGTAAACCCTGGCTATCTAGCAATGGACGGGAGAAGATCCGACCAATGTATCGATGGTGTAAACAAAGAGTATGACTTTTTAGAAAGCACGCGCAGCACTAGCAGTACAAGGTATAAACAAATAGACACAGACACTGCCGGTAACCACGTATATAGCTCTACAACATGCAGTATCAATGAAGCTACTTATGATGTGACAAGTCACCGTAGTTCTAGTAAAAGGAATCCCGTTGACGAGGATTATGATCATGTCATGGTCGTTACTAGTTCCGAGACAATGAGCAGGAACATGTGTGACTCTATAGGTGAGAAAACTCCATCCGTAAATATGCAGATGTCAATACCAAGGTCTAACCCCGGTTATGACCGCGTTGTTATAAAGTAA